One Molothrus ater isolate BHLD 08-10-18 breed brown headed cowbird chromosome 4, BPBGC_Mater_1.1, whole genome shotgun sequence genomic window carries:
- the FGB gene encoding fibrinogen beta chain, whose product MKLLLLFLLCVSSVQSQDSLDYDEEDESPVVDVRGHRPLDKRVEMAPALRPVAPPISGTGYRPRPPKRGKTEEKKERTVYPDAGGCQRALDELGVLCPTGCELRTLLLKQEKSVKPVINDLKVKVNSLSESSSTFFEYVTVLEDKLVKRQKQRKDNDDLLAEYNTEVELQYSYIKDNLDNNIPSSLRVLRAVVDSLHKKIQKLENAIATQVDYCRSPCTVSCNIPVVSGKECEDIIRKGGETSEMYLIQPDPFVKPYRVYCDMETDNGGWTLIQNRQDGSVNFGRVWDQYKKGFGNVAKSGGKNYCDTPGEYWLGNDKISQLTKIGPTEVLIEMEDWNGDKVSAHYGGFTIQNEGNKYQLSVSNYKGTAGNALMDGASQLHGENRTMTIHNGMYFSTYDRDNDGWLTQDPRKQCSKQDGGGWWYNRCHSANPNGRYYWGGTYSWDMAKHGTDDGVVWMNWKGSWYSMKKMSMKIRPYFPH is encoded by the exons ATGAAActgctcctgctgttcctgctctgtgtgtcctcCGTTCAGTCCCAGGACTCTCTTGACTATGACGAAGAG GATGAGAGCCCCGTGGTTGACGTTCGGGGCCACCGACCCCTGGACAAAAGGGTTGAGATGGCGCCGGCGCTCCGGCCCGTGGCACCTCCCATCAGCGGGACCGGGTaccggccccggcccccgaAGCGGGGGAAGAcggaggagaagaaggagcgGACCGTCTATCCTGATGCCGGAGGCTGCCAGCGTGCGCTGGACGAGCTG gGAGTGCTGTGTCCGACTGGATGTGAGCTGCGAACTCTACTgctaaaacaggaaaaatcagTGAAACCAGTTATTAATGATCTAAAAGTTAAAGTGAACTCTCTTTCGGAGAGCTCTTCAACTTTCTTTGAATATGTGACTGTTCTAGAAGATAAATTGGTAAAGAggcaaaaacaaagaaaag ACAATGATGATTTACTTGCTGAGTACAACACAGAAGTGGAATTGCAGTATAGTTATATAAAGGATAATCTGGACAATAACATCCCATCTAGCCTCAGGGTCCTTCGTGCAGTTGTGGATTCTTTACATAAAAAGATACAGAAACTGGAAAATGCCATTGCAACCCAGGTGGACTACTGCCGTTCCCCATGTACTGTTTCCTGTAATATTCCTGTGGTTTCAGGCAAAG AATGTGAGGATATCATCAGAAAGGGAGGCGAGACATCCGAAATGTACCTCATCCAGCCAGATCCTTTTGTCAAGCCATACAGAGTGTACTGTGACATGGAAACAGACAATGGAG GCTGGACTCTGATTCAGAACCGCCAGGACGGCAGTGTTAATTTCGGAAGAGTATGGGATCAATATAAAAAAGGATTTGGAAATGTTGCAAAGAGTGGAGGGAAGAACTACTGTGATACACCAG GTGAATATTGGCTTGGAAATGACAAGATCAGCCAGCTTACCAAAATAGGGCCCACTGAAGTTCTAATTGAAATGGAGGACTGGAATGGTGATAAAGTATCAGCTCATTATGGAGGTTTCACCATACAGAATGAAGGAAACAAGTATCAGCTTTCAGTTAGTAACTACAAAGGCACTGCAGGCAATGCACTGATGGACGGAGCTTCCCAACTGCATGGAGAAAACAGGACAATGACCATTCACAATGGCATGTACTTCAGTACTTATGACAGAGACAATGATGGATG GTTGACTCAAGATCCAAGGAAACAGTGCTCCAAACAAGACGGTGGTGGATGGTGGTACAACCGCTGCCACTCAGCCAACCCCAATGGCAGATACTACTGGGGAGGGACCTACAGCTGGGACATGGCAAAACACGGGACAGATGATGGTGTTGTATGGATGAACTGGAAAGGGTCGTGGTATTCGATGAAGAAGATGAGCATGAAAATCCGGCCATACTTTCCACATTAA